The DNA region GACCTCGGCGTCGGTGAAGCAGTCGCCGGCGGAGACCCCGGGCCAGGGCCCGGTGCCGCGCCAGGGGCGGGTGGCGAACTGCATGTTGAGCTTGGTGCAGTAGCCCATCCGCGCGTCCCGCAGCAGGTTGCTCATCCGTGGGTCGAAGCCGGCCCGGGAGAGGTCGAGCCGCTGGAGGACGGGCAGCGGTACGCACAGGACGGTGTGGTCGGCGGTGACGGTCCGGGTGCTGCCGGCCTCGGTGAAGGTGAGGGTCTGGGTGCCGTCGGCGTTGGCCCGTACGGCGTCGAGGGACCAGCCCATGCGCAGGGTGCCGGGCTTCAGCGCCCCGGCGACGGCGTTCGGCAGCCGGTCGTTGCCGCCGACGACGTGGTAGCGCTCGTTGGACAGGCCCCAGATGTTGAAGTGGCCCGGATTGGTCTGGTAGCCCATGAGCAGCACCAGGGCGAGCGAGGACTGGTCGACGGTGTCGGCGCCGTACTCGACGTTGTAGGCGACGTCGAAGAACCGGCCGAGCGGTGAGGCGTGCCCGCCGGGGACCCGGCTCTCGATCCAGTCGTACAGCGTCATGTCGTCGAGGGCGGTGCCGGTGGGCGTGGTCCGGTTCCACTTGACCTCGCCCGCGTCGAGCAGGTCGCGGTGGAGCTGCTGGTAGACGGCGTTGAAGTCCTCGTCGGCCTGTTCCCGCGGGTAGTAGGCGCCGTCGAACCAGAGGACCTCCTCGGCGCCGTTGGGTCCGCCGCCGAGGAAGTCCTCGGTGGCGAGGCCGAAGCGGCGGCAGAGTTCGAGGATCTTCTTGTGGCTGGTGTCGATGAGCTCGCCGCCGATCTCGGAGGTCTGCCCGTACGCCCAGTGCTCGCGCTGGGTCCACATGCGGCCGCCGACCCGGCTCGGGTTGGCCTCGTAGAGGACCGGGCTGAGTCCGGCGTCCTGGAG from Streptomyces fradiae includes:
- a CDS encoding flavin monoamine oxidase family protein, coding for MARTNPMHLLKHLAAEHADARRLDIPVAELRGLRADALGRRTLLKYAAAAGIAVSAGTAVAAPAVAKAVTPAAGARIAVVGAGIAGLTAALTLQDAGLSPVLYEANPSRVGGRMWTQREHWAYGQTSEIGGELIDTSHKKILELCRRFGLATEDFLGGGPNGAEEVLWFDGAYYPREQADEDFNAVYQQLHRDLLDAGEVKWNRTTPTGTALDDMTLYDWIESRVPGGHASPLGRFFDVAYNVEYGADTVDQSSLALVLLMGYQTNPGHFNIWGLSNERYHVVGGNDRLPNAVAGALKPGTLRMGWSLDAVRANADGTQTLTFTEAGSTRTVTADHTVLCVPLPVLQRLDLSRAGFDPRMSNLLRDARMGYCTKLNMQFATRPWRGTGPWPGVSAGDCFTDAEVQQTWDTTKVQGGTGGILIQYGGGSLARNLSPAGPFSTESDPYVRDLVARYLKGIDAFFPGTSKSYTGRAQLSAWHENPYSLGAYSYWPVGYLHRYAGYEGTAQGNLHIGGEHCSYDFQGFMEGGATEGERAAREVIAALT